A DNA window from Chelativorans sp. AA-79 contains the following coding sequences:
- a CDS encoding CoA transferase: MTAAASPREILICTVARLLEGVRHVAVGASSPIPAAGAMLLRALEKEMGAPEVRISILGSVEHNFFTNGSAELFDCAGQGRIDAFFLGGGQIDGQGNVNLVGAGGYPRSKVRWPGSFGSAYLYFVVPRVILFREEHSPRVFVEKVDFVSAPGLSPEGIHRTGGPRALLTGMGLFSFDPARPGFRLESMHSGHSLEEIRAATGFEFLHDPSPSVTPAPDRGTLELLRGRVLDELEETYPGFAANLRRDIAGVALPS; the protein is encoded by the coding sequence ATGACGGCGGCCGCTTCGCCCCGCGAGATCCTGATCTGCACGGTCGCGCGACTGCTCGAAGGCGTGCGGCACGTGGCCGTGGGCGCCTCCTCCCCAATTCCGGCTGCCGGCGCAATGCTGCTGCGCGCGCTCGAGAAGGAGATGGGGGCGCCGGAGGTAAGGATTTCGATCCTGGGTTCCGTCGAGCACAACTTCTTCACCAACGGCTCGGCAGAACTGTTCGACTGCGCCGGCCAGGGCCGCATCGACGCCTTCTTTCTGGGCGGTGGCCAGATAGACGGCCAAGGCAACGTCAATCTCGTCGGAGCAGGTGGCTATCCGCGCTCGAAGGTGCGTTGGCCGGGCTCCTTCGGCTCGGCCTATCTTTATTTCGTGGTGCCGCGCGTGATCCTGTTCAGGGAAGAGCATTCGCCGCGCGTCTTCGTCGAGAAGGTCGATTTCGTCAGCGCTCCGGGCTTGAGTCCCGAAGGCATCCATCGGACGGGCGGACCGCGGGCGCTGCTCACCGGCATGGGCCTGTTCAGCTTCGACCCCGCGCGCCCGGGTTTCCGCCTCGAAAGCATGCACTCCGGCCACAGCCTGGAGGAAATACGTGCCGCGACCGGTTTCGAATTTCTGCACGATCCGAGCCCGTCCGTGACCCCCGCCCCGGACCGTGGCACGCTCGAGCTGCTGCGCGGGCGTGTGCTGGACGAACTCGAGGAAACCTATCCGGGTTTCGCGGCCAATCTGCGCCGCGACATCGCCGGTGTGGCACTCCCCTCCTGA
- a CDS encoding L-fuculose-phosphate aldolase: MSDTMSEELTLRTELIEACRSMNGLGINKGTAGNISVRFGDGFLISPTGIPYDKLTPDHVVAMNWDATFKGDVLPSSEWRFHRDILKARPDLNAVVHTHSTHATTVSILEKDIPAIHYSIAATGGNSIRCAPYEIFGSQALADRVVKALEGRRACLMAHHGVIAAHVSIARALSLAVTVEELARQYLLCLPLGEPPVLSEPEIAEVLEKFKTYGQQSSKALEGLRRAS, translated from the coding sequence ATGAGCGACACCATGAGCGAAGAACTGACCCTTCGGACCGAACTGATCGAAGCCTGCCGCAGCATGAATGGACTCGGCATCAACAAGGGCACCGCCGGCAACATCAGCGTCCGCTTCGGCGACGGCTTCCTGATCTCGCCGACCGGCATTCCCTACGACAAGCTGACGCCCGATCACGTCGTAGCGATGAATTGGGACGCAACCTTCAAGGGCGATGTGCTGCCGTCGAGCGAATGGCGCTTCCATCGCGACATCCTGAAGGCCCGCCCCGACCTCAATGCGGTCGTCCACACCCATTCCACGCATGCGACGACGGTCTCCATCCTGGAGAAGGACATCCCGGCGATCCACTATTCCATCGCAGCCACCGGTGGGAACTCGATCCGCTGTGCACCCTACGAGATATTCGGCTCGCAGGCGCTCGCCGACCGGGTCGTCAAAGCGCTGGAGGGCCGCCGTGCCTGCCTGATGGCCCATCACGGCGTCATCGCCGCGCATGTCTCGATCGCGCGAGCATTGTCACTCGCCGTCACGGTGGAGGAACTGGCCCGCCAGTACCTCCTATGCCTGCCGCTGGGCGAGCCGCCCGTCCTTTCCGAACCGGAGATTGCCGAGGTCCTGGAGAAATTCAAGACCTACGGCCAGCAGAGCAGCAAGGCCCTTGAAGGCCTGCGCCGGGCATCCTGA
- a CDS encoding CoA transferase, whose amino-acid sequence MARRVETGMRVALPVDYAGVSMAMTMPLIENGAGQLHLVCVPTGGLQVDMLIGAGLVRTIETSAVSLGEAGGAPRFNRAVLDGTVEIIDATCPAIHAGLLAAQKGNPFMPIRGLIGTDVLANREDWRVIDNPFAESGDPIVLVPAIHPDVAIFHAPKADRFGNVWIGRRRELAAMAYASRITLVTVERIVEESLLATEESAAGTLPALYVSDIAVAPRGALPYGLWGEYPTDTAELARYARAARNAEGFADYMRGAALEAAQ is encoded by the coding sequence ATGGCACGGCGGGTCGAGACGGGCATGCGCGTCGCGCTGCCGGTCGACTACGCCGGAGTGTCGATGGCAATGACCATGCCGCTGATCGAAAACGGTGCCGGTCAACTCCACCTTGTGTGCGTCCCGACCGGAGGCCTCCAGGTCGACATGCTCATCGGCGCAGGTCTCGTACGCACGATCGAGACCAGCGCCGTCTCGCTCGGCGAGGCAGGCGGAGCACCCCGTTTCAACCGGGCGGTCCTCGACGGCACGGTGGAGATCATCGACGCCACCTGCCCCGCGATTCACGCCGGCCTGCTGGCCGCGCAGAAGGGGAATCCCTTCATGCCGATCCGTGGCTTGATCGGCACGGACGTTCTGGCCAACCGCGAGGACTGGCGCGTGATCGACAATCCTTTTGCCGAGAGCGGAGACCCGATCGTGTTGGTGCCGGCGATCCATCCCGACGTCGCCATCTTCCACGCTCCGAAGGCGGACCGTTTCGGCAATGTCTGGATCGGCCGGCGACGCGAACTCGCCGCGATGGCCTACGCTTCCCGCATCACGCTCGTCACCGTGGAGCGCATCGTGGAGGAAAGCCTCCTTGCCACCGAGGAAAGCGCGGCGGGCACCCTGCCCGCGCTCTATGTGAGCGACATCGCCGTCGCGCCGCGCGGCGCCCTCCCCTATGGATTGTGGGGCGAATATCCGACGGACACGGCCGAACTTGCCCGATACGCGCGCGCCGCCCGCAATGCCGAGGGTTTCGCCGATTACATGCGCGGCGCGGCACTCGAGGCAGCACAATGA
- a CDS encoding acetolactate synthase large subunit: MNGADILCETMLANDIDVCFANPGTSEMHFVAALDRQPRMRCVLGLFEGVVTGAADGYARMADKPALTLLHLGPGLANGLANLHNAKRARSPMVNVVGDHATWHLAHDAPLASDIDSLAQPMSHWVGRATSADAVGTVAQEAIRAANTAPGQIATLILHADAAWTTTNGRAPERLAMPGPAKPEPQRIREAAQALLSGRQTTIIATGTALREAPLALLDRIAARTGARLMAQQSNGRMQRGAGRARVDRVPYVIDKALEAFASTEQVILIGAKAPVGFFAYPGKPSSMLPAECAVLDLAEPGSDLPAAIEALADEVGLAASDKPRLAARERPALPAGRLTPDAIAAALALHMPENAVVCDESISSGRDFFRCTYGAPPHDFLQLTGGAIGIGLPLATGAAVACPDRKVITLQADGSGMYTAQALWTQARERLDCLTIVFSNRRYAILYGELKNVGAGVPGHNASRMLDLDDPAIDWVSLAAGMGVEAARADTVEGFADLLNSACARKGPFLIEAVI; this comes from the coding sequence ATGAACGGCGCCGATATCCTCTGCGAGACCATGCTCGCCAACGACATCGACGTGTGCTTTGCCAATCCGGGCACGTCGGAGATGCACTTCGTCGCCGCGCTGGATCGCCAGCCACGCATGCGCTGCGTGTTGGGGCTGTTCGAAGGCGTGGTGACCGGTGCGGCCGACGGCTATGCCCGCATGGCCGACAAGCCCGCCTTGACGCTGTTGCATCTGGGGCCGGGATTGGCCAACGGGCTCGCCAATCTCCACAATGCCAAGCGCGCGCGCAGCCCGATGGTCAATGTCGTCGGAGACCACGCCACCTGGCATCTCGCCCATGATGCACCCCTGGCATCCGATATCGACTCTCTCGCCCAGCCGATGTCGCACTGGGTCGGCCGCGCGACCAGCGCGGATGCGGTGGGCACCGTGGCGCAGGAGGCGATCCGCGCCGCCAACACCGCCCCCGGCCAGATCGCCACCCTGATCCTTCACGCGGACGCAGCCTGGACCACCACGAACGGCCGCGCGCCGGAGCGCCTCGCCATGCCCGGCCCTGCGAAACCCGAGCCGCAACGCATCCGTGAGGCGGCACAGGCGCTGCTCTCCGGCCGACAGACCACGATCATCGCCACGGGAACCGCCCTGCGCGAAGCGCCGCTTGCGCTGCTCGACCGGATCGCCGCACGTACAGGCGCACGCTTGATGGCCCAGCAGTCCAACGGCCGCATGCAGCGCGGCGCGGGCCGCGCGAGGGTCGATCGCGTGCCCTATGTCATCGACAAGGCGCTGGAGGCCTTCGCCTCGACGGAACAGGTGATCCTCATCGGCGCAAAGGCGCCTGTCGGGTTCTTCGCCTATCCTGGCAAGCCGAGCAGCATGCTGCCGGCAGAGTGCGCGGTGCTCGACCTCGCCGAACCAGGAAGCGACTTGCCCGCGGCAATCGAGGCGCTGGCCGACGAGGTCGGCCTGGCCGCGTCCGACAAGCCACGGCTTGCCGCGCGCGAGCGGCCGGCCCTGCCCGCCGGCAGGCTCACGCCCGATGCCATCGCCGCCGCACTGGCTCTCCATATGCCGGAAAATGCCGTCGTCTGCGACGAGTCGATTTCCTCCGGCCGTGACTTCTTCCGCTGCACCTACGGCGCGCCGCCGCACGACTTCCTTCAACTGACCGGCGGCGCGATCGGGATCGGCCTGCCGCTCGCCACGGGCGCGGCGGTTGCCTGCCCCGACCGAAAGGTCATCACGCTCCAGGCGGACGGCAGCGGCATGTACACGGCACAGGCACTGTGGACGCAAGCGCGCGAGCGGCTTGACTGCCTCACCATTGTGTTCTCCAACAGGCGCTACGCCATCCTCTACGGCGAATTGAAGAATGTGGGCGCGGGTGTGCCCGGCCACAACGCAAGCCGCATGCTCGACCTCGACGACCCTGCAATCGACTGGGTGTCGCTGGCTGCAGGCATGGGTGTCGAAGCCGCACGAGCCGACACCGTAGAAGGCTTCGCCGATCTCCTGAATTCGGCCTGCGCGAGGAAGGGACCGTTTCTCATCGAGGCCGTGATCTAG
- a CDS encoding 2-hydroxyacid dehydrogenase: MVRETLSIGIIGDGFMQPAFFERALDRRLSNHRFSVKSVMLDWPLRIQSTKHDPSLPVAEFVGRPEHYFDFIGDLDILITHLAPITAESLTRAPNLEIIAVSRGGPVNIEMAAARERGVTVINTPGRNASAVAEFTVASLLAETRNLIRGHLSVASGEFRREFYHFDHAGPELCELTVGIVGYGDIGTRVARLLQPFGCRILVADPFKQLTDEDRAAGIEKVELEQLIAVADVITLHPRVTPQTRGMIGRQQIESMKRGAYIVNTTRGQVLDYCALHDALVSGHLKGAALDTFDPEPPPADWPLLKLPNVTLSPHIAGASRYSIVKAADMIAEDIGRLLDGQQPLHPIK, translated from the coding sequence ATGGTGAGAGAGACACTTTCGATCGGCATCATCGGCGACGGATTCATGCAGCCCGCCTTCTTCGAAAGGGCACTCGACCGCCGCCTTTCCAATCACCGGTTCTCGGTGAAGAGCGTGATGCTCGATTGGCCGCTGAGGATCCAATCGACAAAACACGACCCATCGCTGCCGGTCGCCGAGTTCGTCGGTCGGCCCGAGCACTATTTCGACTTCATCGGGGATTTGGATATCCTGATCACGCATCTCGCACCGATCACGGCGGAAAGCCTCACCCGTGCGCCGAACTTGGAGATCATCGCCGTCTCGCGTGGCGGGCCGGTCAACATCGAAATGGCGGCCGCGCGGGAACGCGGGGTGACGGTCATCAACACACCCGGCCGCAACGCCTCCGCAGTTGCCGAGTTCACCGTCGCTTCGTTGCTGGCCGAGACGCGCAACCTGATCCGCGGCCATCTCTCGGTCGCCAGTGGGGAGTTCCGCCGCGAGTTCTACCACTTCGATCATGCGGGACCGGAACTCTGCGAACTCACCGTCGGGATCGTCGGCTATGGCGACATCGGCACGCGCGTCGCTCGGCTGTTGCAACCCTTCGGCTGCAGGATCCTCGTCGCCGATCCCTTCAAGCAACTCACCGACGAGGATCGCGCCGCCGGCATCGAGAAGGTGGAACTGGAACAGCTCATTGCCGTCGCCGATGTCATCACGCTGCATCCACGGGTCACCCCGCAAACCAGGGGCATGATCGGCCGCCAGCAGATCGAATCGATGAAACGTGGCGCCTATATCGTCAACACGACGCGCGGCCAGGTTCTCGACTATTGCGCGCTGCACGACGCGCTGGTTTCCGGCCACCTCAAGGGCGCTGCGCTCGACACCTTTGATCCGGAGCCGCCGCCGGCCGATTGGCCGCTACTGAAACTGCCGAATGTCACCCTGTCGCCGCACATCGCCGGCGCCTCGCGCTATTCGATTGTCAAGGCGGCCGATATGATAGCGGAGGACATCGGGCGGCTTCTCGACGGACAACAGCCCCTTCACCCGATCAAATGA
- a CDS encoding CoA transferase codes for MLPHGSLSNLKVIDASRVLGGPYAGQILADHGADVIKIEPPTGDETRGWGPPFLNGTASYFLGLNRNKRGMALDMAKPAGRELLLRLLEDADVFIENFKTGTLERWGLGQEELAERFPRLVHCRVSGFGADGPLGGLPGYDAAIQASCGIMSVNGQSGGEPLRVGLPVVDMVTGLNAVIGILMALNERTTSGKGQFVETTLYDCGVSLLHPHLPNYYLSGQVAEPSGNAHPNICPYDTFATATEPLFLAVGNDRQFETLCRIIGRPDLPDDRCFATNGDRNVNRDALKAELEAALATHECEAIADTLIKAGVPCGAVRNIEQVATAPHTLHREMVVDIGEYRGTGSPIKMSRTPAGYRMAPPRFAQHTGEILDALAVEPAPYREVLPGLDDDDDAPAVCIA; via the coding sequence ATGCTGCCACACGGTTCTCTCTCCAACCTCAAGGTGATCGACGCCAGCCGCGTGCTGGGCGGGCCTTATGCCGGCCAGATCCTTGCGGATCATGGCGCCGACGTGATCAAGATCGAACCTCCGACGGGCGACGAGACGCGTGGCTGGGGACCGCCCTTCCTCAACGGGACCGCCAGCTACTTCCTCGGCCTCAACCGCAACAAACGCGGCATGGCGCTCGACATGGCGAAGCCCGCCGGACGTGAGCTGCTGCTGCGTTTGCTGGAGGATGCGGACGTCTTCATCGAGAACTTCAAGACGGGGACGCTCGAGAGATGGGGGCTGGGTCAGGAGGAGCTTGCGGAGCGGTTTCCGCGCCTTGTCCATTGCAGGGTGTCCGGCTTCGGCGCCGACGGTCCGCTTGGCGGGCTGCCGGGCTACGATGCCGCGATCCAGGCGTCCTGCGGCATCATGAGCGTCAATGGCCAAAGCGGCGGCGAACCCCTGAGGGTCGGCCTGCCGGTGGTCGATATGGTTACGGGGCTGAATGCCGTCATCGGCATTCTGATGGCACTCAACGAGCGTACGACCAGCGGCAAGGGCCAGTTCGTCGAGACCACCCTCTACGATTGCGGCGTATCGCTGCTTCACCCACACCTGCCCAACTACTATCTCTCCGGCCAGGTTGCGGAACCATCTGGCAACGCGCATCCCAATATCTGCCCGTACGACACATTCGCCACGGCAACGGAGCCGCTCTTCCTGGCGGTCGGCAACGATCGCCAGTTCGAAACGCTCTGCCGGATCATCGGCCGCCCGGACCTGCCGGACGATCGGTGCTTTGCCACCAATGGCGACCGCAACGTCAACCGCGACGCGCTGAAGGCCGAGCTGGAGGCAGCGCTCGCCACGCATGAATGCGAAGCCATCGCGGATACGCTGATCAAGGCGGGCGTCCCCTGCGGCGCGGTCCGCAACATCGAGCAGGTGGCGACCGCACCGCATACGCTGCACCGGGAGATGGTGGTCGACATTGGAGAATATCGCGGCACCGGAAGCCCGATCAAGATGTCGCGGACGCCGGCGGGCTACCGGATGGCGCCGCCGCGCTTTGCCCAGCATACGGGCGAGATCCTCGACGCGCTCGCCGTCGAGCCGGCACCATACCGGGAGGTGCTGCCCGGGCTTGACGATGACGACGACGCACCGGCCGTGTGCATTGCCTGA
- a CDS encoding ABC transporter ATP-binding protein codes for MSDGLAWRAERRDTAVNGCDGADSRPAKGIGSSIAVADVSKSYGTFKAADRIRLEIEPGEFVTLLGPSGSGKTTLLNLVAGFQKLDSGGILIDGKPIHNVPTHRRGFGMVFQSYALFPNMTVTQNVAFPMRMAGIDRATTERRVAETLEIMRLSEHASKMPAQMSGGQQQRVAIARAIVMRPRVVLMDEPLSALDRRLRESIQIEIRDLHQRLGSTILFVTHDQGEALTMSDRIAVLDAGRIVQVGTPVEIYRHPVNRFVASFVGESNLIEAEIVQKRGSTMTLKSRAGYVFNAESRNAIDVGRATVLVRPERIAVFDEATPGSTPATVTSALFLGEILRIEARMEGGETLLIRCTDTASRGLPAVGERLHVSWGAEDCWVLA; via the coding sequence ATGAGTGACGGTTTGGCTTGGCGCGCAGAGCGCCGGGACACTGCAGTGAACGGCTGCGACGGCGCAGACTCCCGCCCTGCGAAGGGCATCGGCAGCAGTATTGCCGTGGCCGATGTGTCAAAATCGTATGGCACCTTCAAGGCCGCCGACCGGATCAGGCTCGAGATCGAGCCGGGCGAATTCGTGACGCTGCTTGGTCCTTCGGGCAGCGGGAAGACGACCCTGCTGAACCTCGTTGCCGGTTTCCAGAAGCTCGACAGCGGCGGAATCCTGATCGACGGGAAACCGATCCACAACGTGCCGACCCACCGGCGCGGCTTCGGCATGGTCTTCCAGAGCTACGCCCTGTTCCCCAACATGACGGTCACCCAGAACGTCGCGTTTCCGATGCGCATGGCCGGTATCGACCGCGCCACCACCGAACGCCGCGTCGCCGAAACGCTGGAGATCATGCGACTTTCCGAGCATGCGTCGAAGATGCCCGCGCAGATGAGCGGCGGGCAGCAGCAGCGTGTCGCCATCGCCCGCGCCATCGTCATGCGCCCGCGCGTCGTGCTGATGGACGAGCCGCTGTCCGCGCTTGACCGGCGCCTGCGCGAATCCATCCAGATAGAGATCCGCGACCTGCACCAGAGGCTGGGCAGCACCATCCTGTTCGTGACCCATGACCAGGGCGAAGCTCTGACCATGTCCGACCGCATAGCCGTGCTCGATGCCGGCCGCATCGTGCAGGTGGGGACCCCCGTGGAGATCTACCGTCACCCGGTAAATCGCTTCGTTGCGTCCTTCGTCGGCGAATCCAACCTGATCGAGGCTGAGATCGTCCAGAAGCGCGGCTCGACCATGACTCTGAAGAGCCGCGCCGGATATGTCTTCAACGCGGAGAGCCGCAACGCCATCGATGTGGGGCGGGCGACCGTTCTGGTCAGGCCGGAACGCATCGCCGTCTTCGACGAGGCGACGCCGGGCTCGACGCCGGCGACCGTCACCTCCGCCCTCTTTCTCGGCGAGATCTTGCGGATCGAGGCGCGGATGGAGGGGGGCGAGACCCTGCTCATCCGCTGTACGGACACGGCCAGCCGCGGCCTGCCGGCGGTCGGCGAACGGCTGCATGTAAGCTGGGGAGCTGAAGACTGCTGGGTGCTGGCATGA
- a CDS encoding FGGY family carbohydrate kinase has protein sequence MSARLLCLDSGTTTVKAAAFDAEGRVVATAQRDNSALQRDGARVEQDMQATLDDAFAVLAECARRLEGPIEGLIITGQGDGLWPIDTGGRAVGNAITWLDGRTRALATALQRAGRLEAVEAVTSAQPTAASQSLHLLWLQDNDTARLERIAHALRCKEWLFHGLTGRVLAEPTALLPTWGDWRTGETSAAVEEALGLRRGVALLPELAPIGDCRAGLSKAAADRTGIAEGTPVLLGPGDVQSALTGLGLGSRPGVTRASIFGTSAIHACHMDDPGAMREKPPGAIIQPFALTGGYLCFHPSFNGAALCAHVARLTGSGAAGPSQPAYSGVLLHPFLEPGGERAPVTAPHASGAIFGLTAASGPREIAWAALEALAFVACKSHEMMNAPEGDLSLGGGLSGDANFTRFLATVLGRKVQATTGGLAGLRGLAAIAAKHLYGASPETLARDWIVAPDTVVAPEPGAVGDYAAAKYRLFSRLLDMLQPSWQDLSAIADLAVDLPREHIA, from the coding sequence ATGAGCGCCAGACTCCTCTGCCTCGATTCGGGCACGACGACCGTCAAGGCGGCAGCCTTCGATGCCGAGGGGCGCGTGGTGGCGACGGCGCAGCGCGACAATTCCGCACTGCAGCGCGACGGCGCGCGCGTCGAGCAGGACATGCAGGCGACGCTGGACGACGCCTTCGCGGTGCTGGCCGAGTGCGCCCGACGTTTGGAAGGGCCGATCGAAGGCCTGATCATAACCGGACAGGGCGACGGGCTATGGCCGATCGACACCGGCGGACGGGCGGTCGGCAACGCGATCACCTGGCTCGACGGGCGTACGCGCGCGCTCGCCACGGCATTGCAGCGTGCCGGCCGCCTCGAAGCGGTCGAGGCGGTCACATCGGCGCAGCCCACGGCCGCTTCCCAGAGCCTGCACCTGCTGTGGCTGCAGGACAACGACACGGCACGGCTGGAGCGTATCGCTCATGCCCTCCGTTGCAAGGAATGGCTGTTTCACGGATTGACCGGAAGAGTATTGGCGGAGCCGACCGCACTCCTTCCCACATGGGGCGATTGGCGTACGGGCGAGACATCCGCCGCCGTCGAAGAGGCGTTGGGCCTTCGCCGGGGCGTGGCGCTGCTTCCCGAACTCGCGCCGATCGGCGACTGCCGCGCCGGCCTGTCGAAAGCAGCGGCCGACAGGACCGGCATCGCGGAGGGGACTCCCGTCCTGCTCGGCCCCGGCGATGTGCAATCGGCGCTGACAGGCCTCGGCCTCGGCAGCCGGCCGGGCGTGACGAGAGCGTCCATTTTCGGCACCAGCGCGATCCATGCCTGCCACATGGACGATCCGGGCGCGATGCGGGAAAAGCCCCCCGGCGCCATCATCCAGCCATTCGCACTCACGGGCGGATATCTATGCTTTCACCCAAGCTTCAACGGCGCCGCGCTCTGCGCCCATGTGGCGAGGCTGACCGGGAGCGGGGCGGCCGGACCATCGCAGCCGGCCTATTCCGGCGTGCTGCTTCATCCCTTCCTGGAGCCCGGGGGAGAACGCGCGCCGGTGACCGCCCCCCATGCCTCCGGCGCGATCTTCGGGCTGACGGCGGCCTCAGGCCCGCGTGAAATAGCCTGGGCTGCGCTGGAGGCGCTTGCCTTCGTCGCGTGCAAGAGCCACGAGATGATGAATGCGCCCGAGGGAGACCTGTCGCTCGGCGGCGGCCTCTCGGGCGATGCCAATTTCACCCGCTTCCTGGCGACCGTGCTCGGCCGAAAGGTCCAGGCCACCACGGGCGGCCTTGCCGGCCTGCGCGGCCTGGCCGCCATCGCGGCCAAGCATCTGTACGGCGCATCTCCGGAGACGCTCGCACGGGACTGGATCGTCGCGCCCGATACGGTCGTTGCGCCCGAGCCCGGCGCAGTCGGGGACTATGCGGCCGCCAAGTACAGGCTCTTCTCACGCCTGCTCGACATGCTACAGCCGTCATGGCAGGACTTGTCCGCAATCGCAGATCTGGCAGTTGACCTGCCTCGGGAGCACATTGCATGA